One window of the Methanosphaera cuniculi genome contains the following:
- a CDS encoding PRC-barrel domain-containing protein translates to MRLKTIVGKEVLDEKGSILGKVTDVDIDTASNCVNSFIITPKSGNSITNTFSKKNEILVPFEMIKSIGDKIILKKAITEAESIVEELEMITY, encoded by the coding sequence ATGCGTTTAAAAACAATAGTGGGAAAAGAAGTATTAGATGAAAAAGGATCTATTCTAGGAAAAGTAACAGATGTTGATATTGACACAGCATCAAATTGTGTTAATAGTTTTATCATAACACCTAAATCTGGAAATTCAATAACAAATACATTTTCAAAAAAAAATGAAATACTAGTACCATTTGAAATGATAAAAAGTATTGGAGATAAAATAATTCTTAAAAAAGCAATTACAGAAGCTGAATCAATTGTTGAAGAACTTGAAATGATAACATACTAA
- a CDS encoding DUF2117 domain-containing protein produces the protein MLKIGVIVHGPTIIDSGYATKIIKQLSKYGKVTSRLGGTMGRTAVLDANAEDIINIEDKLLPSESIKLLAKTNDVLFLLNSGKSTLTGHTFGYKVLNKIKYPVNIIQIERPAYNDGVIIQWNKQTDKELLKNIAAEFNLPIIDSKEAIKIAQKNTGYTDDDNIIRRKVAGVSKNENIMLNGIIIGRVTDDNLTIIAENGQITAMEGGIIKQHGLEKLGSIDLKTAIIKTGLLRRNNNIKPRQIKHTPNKQLKAVYLNHAACDIYDFKDADIICSIGDDTTLLTSDILYRFNIPIIGITDGDLDRVVLEGFKHPNSTIIQLHHGFDDKIGHLIYEKIFKNNTIITIKSLDEFRKSIIQLIDKTGVEYKFVDKQLENIIDEKQIS, from the coding sequence ATGTTAAAAATAGGTGTGATAGTACATGGACCTACAATAATAGATTCAGGATATGCAACAAAGATAATAAAACAACTATCAAAATATGGAAAAGTAACATCACGACTTGGAGGAACAATGGGACGAACAGCAGTATTAGATGCAAATGCTGAGGATATTATAAACATAGAAGATAAACTACTTCCAAGTGAATCAATAAAACTTCTTGCAAAAACAAATGACGTACTATTTCTCTTAAATTCTGGAAAATCCACACTAACAGGTCATACATTTGGATATAAAGTGCTAAATAAAATAAAGTATCCTGTAAACATTATACAAATAGAAAGACCAGCATATAATGATGGTGTAATAATACAATGGAATAAACAAACAGACAAAGAACTTCTTAAAAATATAGCTGCTGAGTTTAATCTTCCAATAATAGATTCAAAAGAAGCTATAAAAATAGCACAAAAAAACACAGGATACACAGATGATGATAATATAATACGACGAAAAGTAGCAGGAGTATCAAAGAATGAAAATATAATGTTAAATGGAATAATCATAGGACGTGTAACAGATGATAATCTAACAATAATCGCAGAAAATGGTCAGATTACTGCTATGGAAGGTGGAATAATAAAACAACATGGTCTTGAAAAACTTGGATCAATAGATCTTAAAACAGCAATTATAAAAACAGGACTTCTAAGACGAAATAATAACATAAAACCTAGACAAATAAAACATACACCAAATAAACAATTAAAAGCAGTGTATCTTAATCATGCTGCATGTGACATATATGACTTTAAAGATGCAGATATTATATGTTCAATAGGTGATGATACAACACTACTAACATCAGACATACTATACAGATTTAACATACCAATTATTGGAATAACAGATGGAGATTTAGATCGTGTAGTACTTGAAGGATTTAAACACCCGAATTCAACAATAATACAATTACATCATGGCTTTGATGATAAAATAGGACATCTTATATATGAGAAAATATTTAAAAACAACACTATTATCACAATAAAAAGCTTGGATGAATTTAGAAAATCAATAATACAACTTATTGATAAAACAGGTGTTGAATATAAATTTGTAGATAAACAACTCGAAAATATAATAGATGAAAAACAAATTTCCTAG
- a CDS encoding methanogenesis marker 2 protein, translating into MDYNEIIKSIRTFKGVTRKSSIADVREKLKDVYNISSKVHLAFGDDAAAIDIGNNQLMLLATDGIWGDLMDIDPWWAGYCSVLVNVNDIAAMGGLPMGMTNVLSSSDPNIVDEIMDGIKEGIKKFGVPMVGGHTHPDTPYNALDVAISGIVDKDSVIPSCGAEVGDDIIMAIDLDGSIYPKTEINWDSTSDKTPQYVQDQIKIMNKIGSKHLVNAAKDISNPGCVGTLGMLLEASNKGAHIYLDEIPKPESIDWISWLRMYPGSAFVLTCNSDNTDETIKLLNQAHINANHVGSVSDDKILSMTYQNETRTVFDFNTDMIMGFEEDK; encoded by the coding sequence ATGGATTATAATGAAATCATCAAATCAATAAGAACATTTAAAGGAGTAACACGAAAAAGCTCAATTGCTGATGTACGAGAAAAACTAAAAGATGTATATAATATATCATCAAAAGTACATCTTGCATTTGGAGATGATGCAGCAGCAATAGATATAGGAAATAATCAACTAATGCTACTTGCAACAGATGGAATATGGGGAGATCTTATGGATATAGATCCATGGTGGGCAGGATATTGTTCTGTACTTGTAAATGTAAATGATATAGCAGCAATGGGTGGACTTCCAATGGGAATGACTAATGTGTTATCATCATCAGATCCTAATATTGTTGATGAAATAATGGATGGAATCAAAGAAGGAATCAAGAAATTTGGTGTACCAATGGTAGGAGGACACACACATCCTGATACTCCATATAATGCACTTGATGTAGCAATAAGTGGAATAGTAGATAAAGATAGTGTAATTCCAAGTTGTGGAGCAGAAGTTGGTGATGATATAATCATGGCAATAGATTTAGATGGTAGTATTTATCCAAAAACTGAGATAAACTGGGATTCAACAAGTGATAAAACACCACAATATGTGCAAGATCAAATAAAAATTATGAATAAGATTGGATCAAAACATCTTGTAAATGCAGCAAAAGACATAAGTAACCCAGGATGTGTTGGGACATTAGGAATGTTACTTGAAGCATCAAATAAAGGAGCACATATTTATCTTGATGAAATACCAAAACCTGAATCAATAGACTGGATATCATGGCTACGTATGTATCCTGGAAGTGCATTTGTACTAACATGTAATTCTGATAATACAGATGAAACAATCAAACTACTAAATCAAGCACATATTAATGCAAATCATGTAGGATCTGTAAGTGATGATAAAATACTTTCAATGACATATCAAAATGAAACACGAACAGTTTTTGATTTTAATACTGATATGATAATGGGATTTGAAGAAGATAAATAA
- a CDS encoding PIN domain-containing protein encodes MENKIYILDASGIINGFYSDKTQNIMTSKAVEEIKDLQTQIKLDECIENGIIKIEDITPDDYEKIMPTLLESGDFLRLSDTDKQIVALALKYKNNGYNPVTVTDDYSMQNTLKLLNLKFKPVNTKGIKNTIQWVRICKGCKKEYETNYPYDECEICGSEIIRKRVGGRNNY; translated from the coding sequence ATGGAAAATAAGATATACATACTTGATGCATCAGGAATAATAAATGGATTTTATTCAGATAAAACACAAAATATAATGACATCAAAAGCAGTTGAAGAAATAAAAGATCTGCAAACACAAATAAAACTAGATGAATGTATAGAAAATGGAATAATAAAAATAGAAGATATAACACCTGATGATTATGAAAAAATTATGCCAACACTACTTGAAAGTGGAGATTTTCTAAGACTATCTGATACTGATAAACAAATAGTAGCACTAGCATTAAAATATAAAAACAATGGATATAATCCAGTAACAGTAACAGATGATTATTCAATGCAAAACACACTAAAATTACTAAATCTTAAATTTAAACCAGTTAACACAAAAGGTATAAAAAATACAATACAATGGGTACGAATATGTAAAGGATGCAAAAAAGAATATGAAACAAATTATCCATATGATGAATGTGAAATATGTGGATCAGAAATTATACGAAAAAGAGTAGGTGGACGAAACAACTACTAA